The Pseudomonas eucalypticola genome has a window encoding:
- a CDS encoding alpha/beta fold hydrolase yields MSPVFRTRLLLAGSLSALAFCATAATSYGPQLQGFSYPYPVHHYRFNSQGQALDMGYMDVAPTVAGNGRTVVLLHGKNFCGATWDDSIKALSGAGYRVVVPDQIGFCTSSKPDHYQYSFQQLAANTHDLLASLGVSQATLVGHSTGGMLAARYALVYPQATRQLVMVNPIGLEDWKALGVPWRSVDQWYQRELKLNADGIRNYEKNTYYVGRWKPEYDRWVDMLAGLNQGPGHLKVAWNSALIYDMIFTQPVYYELPQLKVPTLLMIGDADTTAIGSDIAPPEVKARVGHYAVLGKQTAQRIPGSRLIEFPGKGHAPQMEDPAGFNQALVKALD; encoded by the coding sequence ATGTCCCCTGTCTTCCGAACACGGCTGTTGCTGGCTGGGTCCCTGTCGGCGCTGGCCTTTTGCGCCACGGCCGCTACGTCTTATGGTCCGCAATTGCAGGGCTTCAGTTACCCGTATCCTGTGCACCATTACCGCTTCAACTCCCAAGGCCAAGCGCTGGACATGGGCTACATGGATGTGGCGCCCACAGTCGCAGGCAATGGCCGCACGGTAGTGCTGCTGCATGGCAAGAACTTCTGCGGCGCTACCTGGGACGACAGCATCAAGGCCCTGAGCGGGGCCGGGTATCGGGTGGTGGTGCCCGACCAGATCGGCTTCTGCACCTCCAGCAAACCGGATCATTACCAATACAGTTTCCAGCAACTGGCCGCCAATACCCATGACCTGTTGGCCAGCCTCGGCGTCAGCCAGGCGACCCTCGTGGGTCACTCCACCGGCGGCATGCTGGCGGCGCGGTATGCATTGGTCTACCCCCAGGCCACCCGGCAACTGGTGATGGTCAACCCCATTGGCCTGGAGGACTGGAAAGCGTTGGGCGTGCCGTGGCGCAGCGTGGATCAGTGGTACCAGCGCGAGCTCAAACTCAATGCCGACGGCATTCGCAATTACGAGAAGAATACCTATTACGTGGGGCGCTGGAAGCCTGAGTACGACCGCTGGGTGGACATGCTCGCTGGGCTGAATCAGGGGCCTGGGCACCTTAAAGTCGCCTGGAACTCGGCGCTGATCTACGACATGATCTTTACCCAGCCGGTGTACTACGAACTGCCGCAACTCAAGGTGCCGACGCTGCTGATGATCGGTGACGCCGACACCACCGCCATCGGCAGTGACATCGCGCCGCCCGAGGTCAAGGCCAGAGTGGGGCACTACGCAGTGCTGGGCAAACAGACTGCCCAGCGCATCCCCGGGTCACGCCTGATCGAGTTTCCCGGCAAGGGGCATGCCCCACAGATGGAAGACCCTGCAGGGTTCAACCAGGCGCTGGTCAAGGCGCTGGATTGA
- a CDS encoding ABC transporter substrate-binding protein: protein MAEQPVIAAFAPTGTLRASINTGNPILAHLDPATGQPAGVSVDLANELARRLGVPLQLVTVTSAGAAVDNVEQGRADVGFFAIDPTRGQAIEFTKAYVEIEGVYAVRSDSPVTTAAEVDQPGTTVAVSKGSAYDLFLSRTLHHATLVRLPTSLAIVQGFIEQKLSVAAGIRQQLEKDIARVGGMRIVEPHFMIIRQAMATPKAKGPEAAAYLAAFVEAMKSSGFVAQALARNHINGASVAP from the coding sequence ATGGCAGAACAACCCGTAATAGCCGCCTTCGCCCCCACCGGCACGCTGCGCGCCTCGATCAACACCGGTAACCCGATTCTGGCGCACCTGGATCCCGCCACCGGTCAGCCGGCAGGCGTATCGGTCGACCTGGCGAACGAGCTGGCACGCAGGCTGGGGGTCCCCCTGCAGCTGGTCACCGTCACCTCGGCGGGGGCCGCCGTGGACAACGTGGAGCAAGGCCGCGCCGATGTCGGTTTTTTCGCCATCGACCCCACCCGCGGGCAGGCGATCGAGTTCACCAAGGCCTATGTGGAAATCGAGGGTGTGTACGCGGTACGCAGTGACTCCCCTGTCACCACCGCTGCCGAGGTCGACCAGCCCGGCACCACCGTGGCGGTCAGCAAGGGCAGTGCCTATGACCTGTTCCTGAGCCGTACCCTGCACCACGCCACGCTCGTACGCCTGCCTACTTCCCTGGCCATCGTCCAGGGTTTCATCGAGCAGAAGCTGAGCGTGGCGGCCGGTATCCGCCAGCAGCTGGAAAAGGACATCGCTCGGGTGGGCGGAATGAGGATTGTGGAGCCGCACTTCATGATCATCCGCCAAGCCATGGCCACGCCCAAGGCCAAGGGACCCGAGGCGGCCGCGTACCTGGCGGCATTCGTGGAGGCGATGAAGTCGTCAGGCTTCGTTGCCCAGGCGCTGGCGCGCAATCACATCAACGGCGCCTCGGTGGCACCCTAA
- a CDS encoding putative quinol monooxygenase, producing the protein MPCLKFSAFAVFVLFSAHAAADESVYAVAHVDIEPPQVKAALTLLHRFAEQARQDPDVVRLDVLEQTDARNHFTLVEVLRSPAAYDRFVQHTYVKTLRTQLQPLLGSPFDERLHAQVPSGA; encoded by the coding sequence ATGCCATGCTTGAAATTTTCGGCCTTCGCCGTTTTCGTGCTCTTCAGCGCCCACGCTGCCGCCGATGAATCGGTCTATGCCGTCGCCCACGTCGACATCGAGCCACCCCAGGTCAAGGCCGCCCTCACGCTGCTGCACCGTTTCGCCGAACAGGCACGCCAGGACCCGGACGTGGTACGCCTGGACGTGCTCGAACAAACCGATGCCAGAAACCATTTCACCCTGGTGGAAGTGTTGCGCTCCCCCGCCGCCTACGATCGCTTCGTGCAGCACACCTACGTCAAGACCCTGCGCACCCAACTGCAACCGCTGCTGGGCAGTCCGTTCGACGAACGCCTGCACGCCCAAGTCCCGAGCGGTGCCTGA
- a CDS encoding methionine synthase, protein MKKLLPTSTAGSLPKPAWLAQPETLWSPWKLQGDELTEGKHDALRLSLQEQRHAGIDIVSDGEQTRQHFVTTFIEHLSGVDFEKRETVRIRDRYDASVPTVVGAVARRKPVFVEDATFLRQHTRQPIKWALPGPMTMIDTLYNNHYKSREKLAWEFARILNEEARELQAAGVDIIQFDEPAFNVFFDEVNDWGVATLERAIEGLECETAVHICYGYGIKANTDWKKTLGSAWRQYEEAFPKLQKSNIDMVSLECHNSRVPMELIELIRGKKVMVGAIDVATHAIETPEEVADTLRKALQFVDADKLYPCTNCGMAPLPRRVARGKLNALSAGAAIVRRELQE, encoded by the coding sequence ATGAAAAAACTGCTACCTACTTCAACGGCCGGCAGCCTGCCCAAACCCGCCTGGCTGGCGCAGCCAGAGACACTGTGGTCACCGTGGAAACTGCAGGGCGATGAATTGACCGAAGGCAAACACGATGCGCTGCGGCTGTCGCTGCAAGAGCAGCGGCATGCAGGGATCGACATCGTCAGCGACGGTGAACAGACACGCCAACACTTTGTCACCACGTTCATCGAACACCTGAGCGGCGTCGATTTCGAGAAACGCGAGACCGTCAGGATTCGTGATCGCTACGACGCAAGCGTACCCACGGTGGTAGGCGCCGTGGCGCGCCGCAAACCCGTGTTCGTGGAAGACGCCACCTTCCTGCGTCAACACACCCGGCAACCCATCAAATGGGCACTGCCTGGCCCCATGACGATGATTGATACGCTTTACAACAACCACTATAAAAGCCGTGAAAAATTGGCCTGGGAATTCGCCAGGATTCTCAACGAGGAAGCCAGGGAACTGCAGGCGGCGGGTGTCGACATCATCCAGTTTGACGAGCCTGCCTTCAACGTCTTCTTCGACGAGGTGAACGATTGGGGCGTGGCCACCCTCGAGCGGGCAATAGAAGGCCTTGAATGCGAAACCGCTGTGCATATCTGCTACGGCTACGGCATCAAGGCCAATACCGATTGGAAGAAAACGCTGGGCTCAGCGTGGCGCCAGTATGAAGAAGCTTTCCCCAAACTGCAGAAGTCCAATATCGATATGGTCTCGCTGGAGTGTCACAACTCGCGTGTGCCGATGGAGCTCATTGAACTCATTCGGGGCAAGAAAGTGATGGTAGGCGCCATTGACGTGGCAACCCATGCCATCGAAACGCCTGAGGAAGTCGCCGACACCCTGCGCAAGGCACTTCAATTTGTAGACGCCGACAAACTCTATCCATGCACCAACTGTGGCATGGCGCCGTTGCCGCGTCGGGTGGCGAGAGGCAAGTTGAATGCGTTGAGCGCTGGCGCGGCTATTGTGCGCAGGGAGCTTCAGGAATGA